The sequence CCGCGGCGCGCGAGACGCCCGTCGGCGTCCATCTCGAAATCGCCGGGCCCGTCGAAGCCGATGGAGGTCGCCGTCGGCGCGAGGAGGAGCGCCACGTCCATGCGGGCCGGGTCGTAGAAATCGACGAGCCGGCCGATCTGGCTCGCCGGCCCCTCCAGCCAGACGGAATCGGTGTTGTGCACCAGGAACGGCCCGGGCCCGAGATGGGCCAGCGCCGCCTTGGCGCCGCCGCCGGTGTCGAGCAGCCGCTCGCGCTCGTCGGAGATCACGAGGGCCGGCGCGCCCTCGCGACGCGCGCAATGCGCCTCCACCAGGTCGGCGAGGTAATGCACGTTCACGACCGCCTTCTCGACGCCGGCGGCGGCGAGCCGGTCGAGGGCGTGATCGATCAAGGCCTTGCCGCCCACCCGGATCAGGGGCTTGGGCGTCGTCGTGGTGAGCGGGCGCATGCGCCGGCCGTAGCCGGCGGAGAGGACCATCGCGGTGGCGGGGCGGGGCGTCATGACGGGTCGGGGCCGGCGGGGTCGGGTTGCGCGAAGGCGGGCGCGTGCGCGGAGAACCACGCCTTCAGGCGCGCCAGCGCCGGGTGGGCGAGATTGCGGGCGAGATAGGCCTCGATCCGCGGCACGTGGGCGAGATAGGCGGGCTTGCGGTCGCGCCGCTCCAGCCGCACGAAGATGCCGAGGATCTTCGTCGCCCGCTGCGCGCCGAGCACGGCGTAGTCGCGGGCGAAGCCGGCGACGTCGAAATCCGGCTCGCGCGCCTTGCGTTCGCGCGCGTAGAGCGAGAGCAGCTTGAGCTCGAGCGCCGGCGGCACGTCGACGCGGGCGTCCTGCGCGAGCGAGACGAGGTCGTAGGCCGGATGGCCCAGCGTCGCGTCCTGGAAGTCGATCAGCCCCACCCGGGCGACGCCCTCGCGTTCGGGCAGCCAGATCAGGTTCGGCGAATGGTAGTCGCGCAGGCACCAAGTCGCCGGCGCGGCGACGACCGGCTCGAGCGCCTCCTTCCAGGCGGCGAGGAACTCGGCGCGCGCCGAGCCGGAGACCTCGTGGCCGGCATGGAAGCGGGCGTACCAGTCGATGAAGAGCTCGACCTCGATGGAGAGCGCCTGCAGGTCGTAGGGCGGGATGACGTGCTCGATCTCGTCGGCGACGGGGAGCACCTGCGGCAGCGTCGTCGTGTGGATACGGGTGAGGAGCCGCGCGGCCTCGGCGTAGCGCTCCGGCATCGGGCCGGCCGCGTCGACCACCGGCTCGGAGCCGAGATCCTCGAGGAGGAGCAGGCCCTCGTCGAGGGCCTCGCCGTAGATCTTCGGCGCGGAAAGCCCGAGCGCCCGCAGGCCGCGATCCATGGCGACGAAGGCGTGCACGCTCTCGGCGAGCCGCGCGATGGCGCTGTAGGAGCGCCCCTGCCGGATCGGCGGGCCGTCGGGGCGGCGCGGGGAGATCATCAGGACGGCCGTCTCGCCGCCGGGCTTCGACAGCCGCTCGTAGGCGCGGGTCGAGGCGTCGCCGGTCATGGGCGTGCGGCGCGCGCCGGTCCAGCCGGCGCGCTCGAGCAGCGCCTTCAGCGCGCGCGCCCGCACCAGCCGCTCGCCGAAAGCGCCGACGCCGACGAGGATCGCCACCCGCGCCTGCGCCCCGTCGGCGGAGACCACGTCGAGGGTGATGTCGAGCCGCGAGGAGCCGAGCGCCGCCGCGGCGCGGTCCGGCCACTCCACCAGCGCGACGGCGCCGTCGATCGCCTCGTCCCAGCCCATCTCGATCAGCTCGTCCGAGGAGCCGAGGCGATAGAAGTCGGCGTGGACCACGGGCGCCTTCGGCGTCTCGTAGGTCTGCATCAGGGTGAAGGTCGGGCTCGGCACCTCGAGCGCGGGATCGCCGGCGAGCGCGCGGACGATGGCGCGGGCGAGCGTCGTCTTGCCCGCGCCGAGCCCGCCCGAGAGCGTGACGAGATCGCCGGGCTTGAGCTCGTCGGCGATGAAGCGCGCCATGTCGCGCG comes from Salinarimonas sp. and encodes:
- a CDS encoding nucleotidyltransferase family protein, translated to MTPRPATAMVLSAGYGRRMRPLTTTTPKPLIRVGGKALIDHALDRLAAAGVEKAVVNVHYLADLVEAHCARREGAPALVISDERERLLDTGGGAKAALAHLGPGPFLVHNTDSVWLEGPASQIGRLVDFYDPARMDVALLLAPTATSIGFDGPGDFEMDADGRLARRGERRVAPFAYAGVAVVSPDLFADTPDGPFSLNPVFDRASRAGRLHGLRLDGVWLHVGDPQAHREAEARIALAT
- the tsaE gene encoding tRNA (adenosine(37)-N6)-threonylcarbamoyltransferase complex ATPase subunit type 1 TsaE codes for the protein MPDTGLMGLPPGPDPRLPVWEMLLEDEQATRDMARFIADELKPGDLVTLSGGLGAGKTTLARAIVRALAGDPALEVPSPTFTLMQTYETPKAPVVHADFYRLGSSDELIEMGWDEAIDGAVALVEWPDRAAAALGSSRLDITLDVVSADGAQARVAILVGVGAFGERLVRARALKALLERAGWTGARRTPMTGDASTRAYERLSKPGGETAVLMISPRRPDGPPIRQGRSYSAIARLAESVHAFVAMDRGLRALGLSAPKIYGEALDEGLLLLEDLGSEPVVDAAGPMPERYAEAARLLTRIHTTTLPQVLPVADEIEHVIPPYDLQALSIEVELFIDWYARFHAGHEVSGSARAEFLAAWKEALEPVVAAPATWCLRDYHSPNLIWLPEREGVARVGLIDFQDATLGHPAYDLVSLAQDARVDVPPALELKLLSLYARERKAREPDFDVAGFARDYAVLGAQRATKILGIFVRLERRDRKPAYLAHVPRIEAYLARNLAHPALARLKAWFSAHAPAFAQPDPAGPDPS